CGAAGTGGAAGCCTGCTGGGGCATGGACCGGTTCCATGCGCTCCTGGAACAGTCGGACGTCGTCGCGGTTTGCGCGCCTTTGACGGCGGAAACGGAGGGGCTGTTCGACCGGGCCGCCTTCGCCCGCATGCCGGACCATGCGCTGTTGATTAACGTCACCCGGGGCAGGATCGTCGACGAAACGGCCCTGCTGGAAGCGCTGGAAGGCAACCTTATCGGCGGCGCGGGCCTGGACGTGGTGCCCCAGGAGCCGCTGCCCGAAGATCACCCGCTGTGGAATATGGATAACGTGGTGATTACGCCCCATACCGCCGGGGGATCTCCCAACCGGGACGGCCGGTGCGTGGCCCTGTTCTGCGAGAACCTGCGTCGTTACCTGGATGGAAGGCCGCTGGTGAGCGTGATCGACAAGCGCAAGGGGTACTGAATCAGTGGCGGTGTACCACCCCGTGGTCGTGCGCGGTGTGGTAGTGGTGGGCAAGCAGGTCCGCGCCGAAATCGTTCGTCGGGTTGCGCCATACCGTGTGCACGTGGTTGGCGTCGTTCTGCACGTTGTCGTATTCCACCAGGAACCGTCCGCCCTGCAGGCGGTAGTAGTGAGGTTGCCGGGCTTCGAGGCCGCCCGCCCAGGCCAGGTGGACGTCGCCCACGCCGTGCGTCTTTAACAGGTCGGATTCGATCTCGGCGACGGCGTCGGGCATGCGGTGAATGTACTCGCCGATGAGGGTCTCCAGCATCTCCCGCTGACCGTCGTTCATGCCTGCGCCGGCGAGGCCGCGGGGCGTTTCCGTGTAGCGAACCGTATCATAGGGCACGTCCGTTCGGGCCAGCCGGTCCGGTTTCTCCCTGTTTTCCGTTATAAAGCGCTGATTCACCGTGACGATATCCCCCGGCGGAACCGTTGCGATCAGCGCGCTGTGCTGTTGTTCCTCGTCCAGGGCGCGCACCAGTTCCCGCGCCAGGTCTTCCACGTTGCCCAGGGGCCGGAGCGAACTGACGCCGTTGAGCGCGGCCGATGCCGGATTCGCCCCGAAGAAGAAGGGGGTGGGCGCGACGATCTTTCCCCCGGCGATGGTATAGTTGATGGAAACGTGATGCCCCTCGAATTTCCATCCCCAGGGATCGTGGTCCGATGGCGTGCCGAACAGGGACACGTAGTAATCGGAAGGATCCCGCCAGTTGCCCGATGACCAGCCCTCACGGGCATCCAGCGTGGCTTCCAGGCCCATGATGGTCGTTGTGGTGGCGTATCCCGTGCCGCTCACTCCGGAGGCGACGAGTTGCATGGCCCGGCGCCGCTGACCCCGGTCCATCTCGCCGAGCGGCAGGCCTTTTCGCGCCAGGGGCACGTAGTCCCAGAAGGTGCGCGCGTCCTCGTCTTCGAAGGGGAAGAGCGCTTTCGCCCGCTGATCCGGGGCCAGGACGGCCGTGAAATTGGCGGCCGCTTCTCCCATCCGTCGAACCAGGCCCTGGATGTGTGCGCTGGTCAGTAAACCGTTATGGTCGTCGCTCATTTTGGTCTCCAATCACTTCAGATCCGGAAAGCGCAGGAACCGCTTGGCCGTGCCGCCCATGATCGCCTCGTGTTCGTGGGGCTTGATTTCGGGTATGGTCTCCTCGACCAGTTTCGCCAGCTTGTCGTAGCCGGGTTCTTCGTAGATCCATGGGAAGTCGGTCGCCCACATGAGGCGGTCGGCCCCGAAGGTGCCCAGGAAGTTTTTCTGCCATCCCGCGAGATCAGGGTAGGGGTACGGTTCTTTGCTGAAGGCGTAATGGCCCGACAGCTTCATCGTCACGTTTTCGTAGGTGCTCAGCCTGTGCGTGGTGTGGAAAGCCGGGTTATAGGGCACGATATCGATCTGCGGCCGTCCCCACTGGTCAGTCCGGCCCTTGCCCAGTCCCGGGCAGATGCCCAGGTGGTTGATGACGACGCGCACCTGGGGAAAGGCGTCGACGAGCCAGGCGATCAGGTGGGCGTCCGCCGCCCGCACGTACAGCCAGAGGACGAGGTCCTTTTCCGCAGCGTGCCGCCAGATGGGGTAGGTCGTGAACGTGCGTACGTCTACGGGATCAAAGGGATCCGGGGGGCCGCCGACCATGCCGAGGCGAAAACCCACGATCCCCGTACCGTCCGATAGCCGGTCCATGTGCTCCTCCGGCGCGCCGTAGGCCGCCTCGGGAATGAGCCCGATGCCCAGAAAGCGATCGGGATAAGACCTGAGGCAATGGAGCAGGTAGGCGTGTTGCGCCACGCTCGTGCCGCCGATCTGCACCAGCATGGCCTGGTCGACGTCGCTGGCGGCCATGTAGGTCATCAGCTTTTCAACCGTTTCTTCCCGTTCCGGCGGCGTGTTGCCGCTTGCTTCTCTCGGAAATTCACTGGTCACCTTCGCGAACACGTGACCGTGGGCATCAATACGCGGCATGCGGTTTCCTGCCTATGCCATCCCGAACAGCCGGCGCCGGTCCGGCGTGTTCAGCGACGGAGCGATGTGGGCGTACCGTCCGGGGTCGATTTTCCCGGGCGTACGCTTTTCGTAGGTAAGGATGATCGACTTCCGGGGAATACCGGTGTGGTTTTCCATGGCCACGTGCCATCCGTAGGTATTGAACATGACGGCCGTGCCCGCCCTGCCTGGGAACCGCCTGTGGCCCGGCATGGCTTCGAGGTTCTTCACCCGGGGATACGGCCCCGCGCCGGGCCGGTGGCTGCCCGGGACGTAGGCGAATTCCCCTCCGCCGCGCTCGACATCGTTTACATAGACCTGCACCTTGATATGGAGAGGATGGTCGGGACGGACATCGGGATGCCACCCCGTGTAGCCCATGGGCCAGAGCGGCGCAGTCCGGACCTGCTCGCCAATGAAGATCATGTCGTCTTCGGTAAAGGCCCTGACGTATTCGAAGTAACGCGGCCGGTCGAGGATGTCGAGGAAGACCTCGTC
This Gemmatimonadota bacterium DNA region includes the following protein-coding sequences:
- a CDS encoding DUF3500 domain-containing protein, which produces MSDDHNGLLTSAHIQGLVRRMGEAAANFTAVLAPDQRAKALFPFEDEDARTFWDYVPLARKGLPLGEMDRGQRRRAMQLVASGVSGTGYATTTTIMGLEATLDAREGWSSGNWRDPSDYYVSLFGTPSDHDPWGWKFEGHHVSINYTIAGGKIVAPTPFFFGANPASAALNGVSSLRPLGNVEDLARELVRALDEEQQHSALIATVPPGDIVTVNQRFITENREKPDRLARTDVPYDTVRYTETPRGLAGAGMNDGQREMLETLIGEYIHRMPDAVAEIESDLLKTHGVGDVHLAWAGGLEARQPHYYRLQGGRFLVEYDNVQNDANHVHTVWRNPTNDFGADLLAHHYHTAHDHGVVHRH
- a CDS encoding amidohydrolase; this encodes MPRIDAHGHVFAKVTSEFPREASGNTPPEREETVEKLMTYMAASDVDQAMLVQIGGTSVAQHAYLLHCLRSYPDRFLGIGLIPEAAYGAPEEHMDRLSDGTGIVGFRLGMVGGPPDPFDPVDVRTFTTYPIWRHAAEKDLVLWLYVRAADAHLIAWLVDAFPQVRVVINHLGICPGLGKGRTDQWGRPQIDIVPYNPAFHTTHRLSTYENVTMKLSGHYAFSKEPYPYPDLAGWQKNFLGTFGADRLMWATDFPWIYEEPGYDKLAKLVEETIPEIKPHEHEAIMGGTAKRFLRFPDLK